Proteins found in one Mucilaginibacter gracilis genomic segment:
- a CDS encoding alpha/beta hydrolase encodes MQLRLTIVLLALGFSALARQQPSPRDTSFTTYSAYTSALKKYPFITVAKPPIPATVQSKANLVYCRLGGRSLHVDVFYPPTKGKKLIPAVLLIHGGGWRSGDRWQHWPMAQQIAGRGYVAITVEYRLSTEALYPAAVNDVKTAIRWVRANAKAYHIDTNKIALWGFSAGGQLATLVGTTGGSALFAGNGVYTKYSDKVQAIVDVDGTLAFIHPESGEGDDSKRKSAGTLWFGYNKTERPDLWHQAGALNHVDAKTPPIAFINSAVDRMHAGRTDVVHKLDSLHIYSEIHALPDTPHPFCLFNPWFETTLNFTVAFLDKVFR; translated from the coding sequence ATGCAGCTACGCCTTACTATAGTACTACTGGCACTTGGCTTTAGTGCCCTTGCCCGCCAACAACCCAGCCCGCGCGATACCTCGTTTACCACCTATAGCGCTTATACAAGTGCGCTAAAAAAATACCCCTTTATTACCGTTGCAAAGCCGCCCATACCGGCCACCGTGCAAAGTAAAGCCAACCTGGTTTATTGCCGGCTTGGCGGGCGCAGCCTGCACGTTGATGTTTTTTACCCGCCCACCAAAGGCAAAAAGCTAATACCGGCGGTGCTGCTGATACATGGCGGCGGATGGCGATCGGGCGATAGGTGGCAACATTGGCCCATGGCGCAGCAAATTGCGGGCAGGGGTTATGTGGCCATAACGGTTGAGTACCGCCTATCAACCGAGGCCCTGTACCCTGCCGCTGTTAACGATGTAAAAACGGCCATACGCTGGGTGCGCGCCAATGCTAAGGCTTACCATATTGATACTAATAAAATTGCGCTTTGGGGCTTTTCGGCCGGGGGGCAGTTGGCTACGCTTGTGGGCACCACGGGCGGCAGCGCGCTTTTTGCCGGTAACGGGGTATATACCAAATATAGCGACAAGGTGCAGGCTATTGTTGATGTTGACGGCACGCTGGCCTTTATACACCCCGAAAGCGGCGAGGGCGACGATAGCAAGCGTAAATCGGCAGGGACGCTTTGGTTTGGCTACAACAAAACCGAACGGCCCGACCTATGGCACCAGGCCGGCGCCCTTAACCATGTTGACGCCAAAACGCCACCCATAGCCTTTATTAACAGTGCCGTTGACCGGATGCACGCCGGCCGTACCGACGTGGTACACAAACTGGACAGCCTGCACATTTACAGCGAAATACACGCCCTGCCCGATACGCCGCACCCCTTTTGCCTTTTTAACCCCTGGTTTGAAACTACTTTAAATTTTACGGTGGCGTTTTTGGATAAGGTGTTTAGGTAG
- a CDS encoding DinB family protein, translated as MINERFECEILRASRTRLSQLIEKSNYEILFKIPEGFNNNIIWQIGHCITSQQRHMYMRSGLPMYISKEFEESFKIGSSPRSWKVTPDVNEVKHLLIDTVNRLETDLESGLFVNYEPFELPIGFQVKNHVQALQAANYHEAEHSGQIFTYLKLLVKE; from the coding sequence ATGATTAATGAACGTTTTGAATGTGAAATTTTAAGAGCGAGCAGGACCAGGCTATCGCAATTGATTGAAAAAAGTAACTACGAAATATTATTTAAAATTCCGGAGGGTTTTAACAATAATATAATTTGGCAAATTGGCCATTGTATCACTTCTCAACAGAGGCATATGTACATGCGTAGTGGATTGCCAATGTACATATCTAAAGAATTCGAGGAGTCCTTCAAAATTGGATCGTCTCCACGTTCTTGGAAAGTTACTCCAGATGTTAATGAGGTGAAACATTTATTGATTGATACAGTGAACCGCCTTGAAACAGATCTGGAATCCGGATTATTTGTTAACTATGAGCCCTTTGAGTTACCCATCGGGTTTCAAGTGAAAAATCATGTACAGGCGCTACAAGCCGCTAACTATCACGAAGCGGAGCATAGTGGGCAGATTTTTACGTATTTGAAGCTGCTAGTTAAAGAATGA
- a CDS encoding thioredoxin family protein produces the protein MKLLTVLLFTMFATATPWLGDFDSAKKEAAEKHKLILINFSGSDWCGPCIRLRKEILETALFDAYAADHLVLVRADFPRQKKNQLSKEQTKLNEALADKYNPDGKFPYTLLVDANGKVLKTWDGFPNKTPEAFIADVSSTTGN, from the coding sequence ATGAAATTATTAACCGTACTGCTATTTACCATGTTTGCCACTGCCACACCTTGGCTTGGCGATTTTGACAGCGCAAAAAAAGAAGCCGCCGAAAAGCATAAGCTTATACTCATTAACTTCTCCGGGTCGGACTGGTGCGGGCCATGCATCCGCCTCCGTAAAGAAATACTGGAAACGGCTTTGTTTGATGCCTATGCCGCCGATCATCTGGTACTGGTGCGTGCCGATTTTCCGCGCCAAAAAAAGAACCAGCTTAGTAAAGAGCAAACTAAACTTAACGAGGCCCTTGCCGATAAATATAACCCCGACGGCAAATTTCCGTACACGCTGCTGGTTGACGCCAACGGCAAAGTTTTAAAAACCTGGGACGGTTTCCCCAACAAAACTCCCGAAGCTTTTATAGCCGATGTGAGCAGCACCACTGGTAATTAA
- a CDS encoding CheR family methyltransferase yields MAKGSGEESSKKQFPVVGIGASAGGLNAVKAFLQALPAKSGMAFVFIQHLSPSHQSILPEILQKTTPFPVQSITDNIHLEPDNLYIIPQNKIVTTTDGILKLAPLDKKSKTNTIDLFFSSLGVVHQSYAVGIVLSGALSDGTRGLQVIKSYGGLTFAQDEESAAFDSMPNSAVRSGAVDFVMPPDKIAQHLIAINHPFHTDYSHSEIVNTIPQQDNETFKQILTVLRVRRGVDFTYYKQSTLKRRIIRRMALSKIEKPADYLNFLRENKTEQDSLYNDMLISVTNFFRDPQSFELLCNVIFPSLLSSKTENEALRIWIAGCATGEEAYSMAICLQELLGDKATARKIQIFATDISETAIAKARTGVYRPTELVGISTSRLQQFFTKQDGNYQVSKTIRDMCVFAHHNLLKDPPFSKIDLVSCRNVMIYLEPVLQKRALGTFHYSLNKDGFLMLGKSETIGGSTDIFTAYNLAEKIYLRKGPVGRFMTVSSPGREQSFREIDKNVQKESFNKDIFKIADETMLANFMPPAVVVNDKFDIVQFKGTTETWLVPPVGKPSFNVLKMAREGLAFELRNLLHLAKKTNLATRKFNVFFKINDLQHFVNLQVAPLPEAPEQHFLIVFQQASTIGIQPGMFDTGHTDENSNYNAAEMRIEHLERELMQTRADMRVIADEQEASNEELQSANEELLSGSEELQSLNEELETSKEELQSTNEEVMIVNKELLDRNEQLNNVRLYNEGIVSTIRDPLLILDKDLRIKRATGGFYAKFKITEKETEGQYIYDLGNNQWDIPSLRQLLDEILPEKKELEGFEVSHRFPVIGKKTMWLNAREIDNINGEKLILLSIEDITDKRTVEQGLAEAERLLLESKERLKFAVDSAGLGTWDYDPKSRELVWDKRCKEIFGLAPLGHVDLSAFFDTINPEDKTWVEQSVRKTLYQGTNGDFDIEYRTIPIDDNVKWLKAKGRAYFNEKGEPIRFIGTMLDITAQKQNDQANIELLKKKDEFLSIASHELKTPITSLKAALQMIERATANSDEMKTAHVFVQKGIKQVNKLVELIKDLLDVTKIQAGKLELNKTTFVLSELLAECCDQQSLAGTHQLIIDGETDVEVFADRNRIEQVMVNLLSNAIKYSPDEARIIINVGRIPEGIKIAVTDFGIGIAREKQSLLFDRFYRVDESSKRFTGLGLGLYISAEIIKRHNGRINVNSIEGKGSTFWFVIPAE; encoded by the coding sequence ATCGATCTCTTTTTTTCGTCGTTAGGCGTAGTGCATCAAAGTTATGCGGTGGGCATTGTATTATCGGGTGCTTTAAGCGATGGTACGCGGGGCTTGCAGGTTATCAAATCATACGGTGGTTTAACTTTTGCTCAGGACGAAGAGTCGGCAGCTTTTGATAGCATGCCCAACAGCGCAGTACGATCGGGCGCGGTTGATTTTGTGATGCCGCCCGATAAAATAGCCCAGCATCTTATTGCCATAAACCACCCCTTCCATACCGATTATTCGCACTCCGAAATAGTAAATACCATACCACAGCAAGATAACGAAACCTTTAAACAAATACTTACCGTGTTGCGCGTTAGGCGCGGGGTTGATTTTACGTACTACAAGCAAAGTACCTTAAAGCGGCGCATCATCCGCCGCATGGCGCTCAGTAAAATAGAAAAACCGGCAGATTACCTTAACTTTTTACGCGAAAATAAAACCGAGCAAGATTCGCTTTACAACGATATGCTGATCTCGGTAACCAACTTTTTTCGCGATCCGCAAAGTTTTGAATTGCTGTGCAACGTTATTTTCCCATCGTTGTTAAGCAGTAAAACCGAAAACGAAGCTTTACGGATATGGATAGCAGGCTGCGCCACCGGCGAGGAAGCTTACTCAATGGCTATATGCCTGCAAGAGCTGCTTGGCGATAAGGCTACGGCCAGAAAGATACAAATTTTTGCTACCGATATATCCGAAACGGCCATAGCAAAGGCGCGCACAGGGGTTTACCGCCCTACCGAACTGGTGGGTATATCAACATCAAGGCTGCAACAGTTTTTTACCAAGCAGGATGGTAACTACCAGGTAAGCAAAACCATACGCGATATGTGTGTATTTGCACACCATAATTTGCTTAAAGATCCGCCTTTTTCTAAAATAGATTTGGTGAGCTGTCGCAACGTAATGATTTACCTGGAGCCTGTATTGCAAAAACGGGCACTGGGCACTTTTCACTACTCGCTTAATAAGGATGGCTTTTTGATGCTGGGCAAATCCGAAACAATTGGCGGCAGCACCGATATATTTACGGCCTACAACCTTGCCGAGAAAATATACCTGCGTAAAGGGCCCGTGGGCCGCTTTATGACGGTTAGCTCGCCCGGAAGGGAACAAAGCTTTCGCGAAATTGATAAAAACGTACAAAAAGAAAGCTTCAATAAAGACATATTTAAAATAGCCGACGAAACCATGCTGGCCAACTTTATGCCGCCGGCTGTAGTGGTTAACGATAAGTTTGATATTGTGCAGTTTAAAGGCACTACCGAAACCTGGCTGGTGCCGCCCGTTGGCAAACCAAGTTTTAATGTACTTAAAATGGCGCGCGAGGGTTTAGCCTTCGAGCTGCGTAACTTGCTGCATTTGGCAAAAAAAACAAACCTGGCAACACGCAAGTTCAACGTTTTTTTTAAGATAAACGATTTACAGCACTTTGTTAACCTACAGGTTGCCCCGTTGCCCGAGGCTCCGGAGCAGCATTTTTTAATTGTTTTTCAGCAGGCATCAACCATTGGTATACAGCCCGGTATGTTTGATACCGGCCATACCGACGAAAATAGCAATTACAACGCCGCCGAAATGCGCATTGAGCACCTGGAGCGCGAACTGATGCAAACCCGCGCCGATATGCGCGTTATTGCCGACGAGCAGGAAGCATCAAACGAAGAACTGCAAAGCGCCAACGAAGAGTTACTATCCGGAAGTGAAGAACTGCAAAGCCTTAACGAGGAGCTGGAAACATCTAAAGAAGAACTGCAAAGCACCAACGAGGAGGTGATGATAGTTAACAAAGAACTGTTAGACCGTAACGAGCAACTCAATAACGTGCGCCTGTATAACGAGGGTATTGTGAGCACCATCCGCGATCCGCTGCTTATCCTCGACAAAGACCTCCGCATCAAACGCGCCACCGGCGGCTTTTACGCTAAATTTAAAATAACCGAAAAGGAAACCGAAGGACAGTATATTTACGACCTGGGCAACAACCAATGGGATATACCCAGCCTGCGCCAATTGTTAGACGAAATACTGCCCGAGAAAAAAGAGCTGGAAGGTTTTGAGGTGAGCCACAGGTTCCCGGTTATAGGCAAAAAAACAATGTGGCTCAACGCCCGCGAAATTGATAATATTAACGGCGAAAAGCTGATACTGCTATCGATAGAAGATATTACCGATAAACGCACCGTTGAACAGGGCCTGGCCGAAGCCGAACGCTTGTTGCTTGAAAGCAAAGAACGCCTCAAATTTGCGGTAGACTCGGCAGGCTTAGGCACCTGGGATTACGACCCCAAAAGCCGCGAACTGGTTTGGGATAAACGCTGTAAAGAAATTTTTGGCCTTGCACCGCTGGGCCATGTTGATTTATCGGCCTTTTTTGATACCATAAACCCTGAGGATAAAACCTGGGTTGAGCAAAGTGTACGCAAAACCCTATACCAGGGCACCAACGGCGATTTTGATATTGAGTACCGCACCATACCTATTGATGATAATGTTAAATGGTTAAAAGCCAAGGGCCGCGCTTATTTTAACGAAAAAGGCGAACCTATACGCTTCATCGGCACGATGCTTGACATTACCGCCCAAAAACAAAACGACCAGGCAAACATTGAGCTGTTAAAAAAGAAAGACGAATTTTTGAGTATAGCCAGTCACGAGCTAAAAACGCCAATAACCAGTTTAAAGGCGGCTTTGCAAATGATAGAGCGGGCCACGGCAAACAGCGACGAAATGAAAACGGCCCACGTTTTTGTGCAAAAAGGCATTAAACAGGTTAACAAACTGGTAGAACTGATTAAAGATTTGCTTGACGTTACCAAAATACAAGCCGGCAAACTGGAACTTAATAAAACCACATTTGTACTGAGCGAACTATTGGCCGAGTGCTGCGATCAGCAAAGCCTGGCCGGCACACATCAGCTTATTATTGATGGCGAAACCGATGTAGAAGTTTTTGCCGACCGTAACCGTATTGAACAGGTGATGGTAAACCTGCTCTCTAACGCCATCAAATACTCGCCCGACGAGGCACGAATCATCATCAACGTTGGCCGTATACCCGAGGGCATAAAAATTGCCGTTACCGATTTTGGCATCGGCATAGCCCGCGAAAAGCAAAGCCTATTGTTCGACAGGTTTTACCGCGTTGACGAAAGCTCCAAAAGGTTTACCGGCCTGGGCCTGGGCCTCTACATCTCCGCCGAAATTATAAAGCGCCACAATGGCCGCATCAATGTAAACAGCATTGAAGGCAAAGGCTCCACCTTTTGGTTTGTAATACCCGCCGAGTAA
- a CDS encoding FAD:protein FMN transferase produces MVAEQHIFKRSCKLMGNHFELSVVATNQTWANQMIDAGIAEIQRIERLLTTFSNDSETNRINQNAGIGPVAVSRETFNLIKRSIAISRVTQGAFDITYGSIDKRLWNFDQSMTSLPDAQTARQMVRLINYQNIILADDACTVFLRETGMRIGFGGIGKGYAAEQAKRIMVQLGVKSGVVNASGDLTAWGVQPNGSKWTLGIADPDRAQQVFSYMNVTGLAVATSGNYEKFVMIDGKKYSHTINPRTGLPVTGIKSVTIITTNAEIADAMATPVTVMGIHAGLNLINQMKDIEAIIVDDDNRLYTSNNINVITPKPHETTA; encoded by the coding sequence AAATTAATGGGCAACCATTTTGAGCTTAGTGTAGTGGCTACAAACCAAACCTGGGCCAACCAGATGATTGATGCCGGTATTGCCGAAATACAACGCATTGAACGCCTGCTTACTACGTTTAGTAACGACAGCGAAACCAACCGCATTAACCAAAATGCCGGTATTGGCCCCGTTGCCGTTAGCCGCGAAACTTTTAATTTAATTAAGCGCTCAATTGCCATATCGCGCGTAACGCAGGGTGCCTTTGATATTACTTACGGCTCGATTGATAAACGGCTGTGGAACTTTGACCAAAGCATGACCAGCCTGCCCGATGCCCAAACCGCGCGCCAAATGGTGCGCCTTATTAATTACCAAAATATAATTTTAGCCGATGATGCCTGCACCGTTTTTTTGCGCGAAACCGGGATGCGCATTGGCTTTGGCGGCATTGGCAAGGGCTACGCCGCCGAACAGGCTAAACGCATAATGGTGCAGCTTGGCGTTAAAAGCGGCGTGGTAAATGCATCGGGCGATTTAACGGCTTGGGGAGTGCAGCCCAACGGCAGCAAATGGACACTGGGCATTGCCGACCCCGACCGGGCGCAGCAGGTTTTTTCGTACATGAATGTTACCGGCCTGGCCGTGGCAACATCGGGCAATTACGAAAAATTTGTGATGATTGACGGCAAAAAGTATTCGCACACCATTAACCCCCGCACCGGCCTGCCCGTTACCGGCATTAAAAGCGTTACCATAATTACCACCAATGCCGAAATTGCCGATGCCATGGCAACGCCCGTAACCGTAATGGGCATACACGCCGGGCTTAATTTAATAAACCAGATGAAAGATATTGAAGCCATTATTGTTGACGATGATAACCGCCTTTACACATCAAATAATATAAACGTTATAACCCCTAAACCACATGAAACTACTGCTTAA
- a CDS encoding TlpA disulfide reductase family protein gives MKLYSCIFILIAIIFNALPSKAQLQYAIEVNISNSNGEFVYLADAQGGASDRSKIVKVDSAQLINGKCVFKGQFNDLKYYSIAFKSKGNYAGFIIDTGKIKISANGADYLYKSLKVESKQNQWLALAKRKMDSIEVVRERFQDSLLKYENKNEILTQKYSKLMDIQDSCSAMSLLFFIKNHPDSYYNFLTLKQLYKATPQVFEMAKQIFPFFSNRLKDSQEGKDFQTLLFRKSLEKTFMPSITLYNAHKKIETINFKSSIYLIDYWASWCGPCIAKFPYMRSLLTKYNSKGFKLLSISLDNNYQKWVEAVRKQRVDWPNYLDLNAFESRDAKLFDIINIPFTILVDKTGKIVKLNPSDQYLEKYLLEMQP, from the coding sequence ATGAAATTATATAGTTGCATTTTCATTTTAATCGCCATAATTTTTAACGCGCTTCCAAGCAAAGCTCAGCTTCAATACGCAATTGAAGTTAATATTTCGAACTCTAACGGCGAATTTGTATACCTCGCCGATGCTCAGGGAGGCGCTTCAGACAGATCAAAAATAGTTAAGGTTGACTCAGCTCAATTGATTAACGGAAAATGCGTCTTCAAAGGTCAATTTAATGATTTAAAGTATTACTCAATCGCTTTCAAATCAAAGGGTAATTATGCAGGTTTTATTATCGATACTGGAAAAATCAAAATTAGTGCCAACGGGGCCGATTACCTTTACAAGTCCTTAAAAGTTGAGTCGAAACAAAATCAATGGCTAGCTCTTGCAAAAAGAAAAATGGATTCGATAGAAGTTGTTAGAGAGCGTTTTCAGGATAGTCTTCTTAAATACGAAAATAAGAATGAAATATTAACCCAGAAATATTCAAAATTGATGGACATACAGGACTCCTGCTCTGCCATGTCACTCCTTTTTTTTATAAAAAATCATCCCGATTCATATTATAATTTCTTAACCCTAAAGCAACTTTATAAGGCTACACCTCAAGTTTTTGAAATGGCAAAACAAATTTTTCCATTCTTCTCCAACAGGCTAAAGGATTCACAAGAGGGTAAAGACTTTCAAACTTTGTTATTCCGGAAGTCATTGGAGAAAACATTCATGCCAAGCATAACTTTATACAATGCACATAAAAAGATAGAAACGATAAATTTTAAAAGCAGTATTTATTTGATTGACTATTGGGCATCCTGGTGTGGCCCGTGTATTGCAAAATTCCCATATATGCGGTCGTTACTAACAAAATATAATAGTAAAGGCTTTAAACTACTGTCGATCTCCCTAGATAATAATTACCAAAAGTGGGTTGAAGCGGTAAGAAAGCAGAGGGTTGATTGGCCTAATTATTTAGATTTAAATGCCTTTGAATCAAGAGATGCTAAACTTTTTGACATCATCAATATCCCATTTACAATTTTAGTTGACAAAACGGGTAAGATTGTAAAGCTCAATCCCTCCGACCAGTATTTGGAAAAATACTTGCTAGAAATGCAACCATAA
- a CDS encoding DUF4266 domain-containing protein, whose translation MKLLLKLTACLLVTASLTGCSHLKEYQKSRLNDAEMVLGNRKVEKNELSFQSYREGASGANAGKTGGGCGCN comes from the coding sequence ATGAAACTACTGCTTAAACTAACGGCTTGCCTGCTTGTTACGGCAAGCTTAACCGGATGCTCGCACTTAAAAGAGTACCAAAAAAGCCGCCTTAACGATGCCGAAATGGTATTGGGCAACCGCAAGGTAGAAAAAAACGAACTCAGCTTTCAATCATATCGCGAGGGTGCATCGGGCGCAAATGCGGGTAAAACCGGCGGTGGTTGCGGCTGTAATTAA
- a CDS encoding DUF3570 domain-containing protein: MKKVYLSFIGFALVCRMHGYAQLRNTSKDTVGERPMASLFTPEAIDSSGYSIHRLRIDEINLVSSYYNQDGNHSAVTGGIGTEKVTDISNGIDLKLVWLGNNNNKNTISAGLGIDYHTSASAAYVNLSGASKTGGSRIYPSLDWTIEKAKTGNTFGIGTYLSTEYNYNSFGADIHFSRKTRNKNGEFSLKLQAYLDNVTLIYPSEFVPKTTTVVSGVTVVTSASGRTSTSGGGSSSSESSIPTSPRNTYTASTSYSQMINTRLQVMFLADFVKQDGYLSLPFHRVYFSSGKDTIEHLPSSRFKLPLGVRLNYFMGDNIIIRSYYRYYFDDWGTKSNTANLEVAYKITPFLSLSPFYRYYTQSAAKYFAPYEGHSATDQYYTSNYAYAKFNSNFFGMGFRAAPPKGVLGLQGLHDLEVRYGHYSQSTSLASNVISMSLGFK; the protein is encoded by the coding sequence ATGAAAAAAGTATATCTCTCTTTTATAGGTTTTGCATTGGTTTGCCGCATGCATGGCTACGCGCAGCTACGCAACACCAGCAAAGATACCGTGGGCGAAAGGCCAATGGCCAGTTTATTTACCCCCGAAGCTATAGATAGCAGCGGTTATAGTATACACCGCTTACGTATCGACGAAATTAACCTCGTATCAAGCTATTACAATCAGGATGGTAACCACTCGGCGGTTACGGGCGGTATTGGTACCGAAAAGGTAACCGATATATCAAACGGGATTGACCTCAAGTTGGTTTGGCTGGGCAATAACAACAACAAAAACACCATTTCGGCAGGCTTGGGTATTGATTACCATACCTCGGCTTCGGCGGCGTATGTAAACCTATCGGGCGCATCAAAAACCGGCGGCAGCCGTATTTACCCGTCGTTAGACTGGACTATAGAGAAAGCTAAAACCGGCAATACGTTTGGCATAGGCACTTATTTATCAACCGAATATAATTACAACTCGTTTGGTGCCGATATACACTTCTCGCGCAAAACGCGCAATAAAAACGGCGAGTTTAGCTTAAAGCTGCAAGCCTATCTGGATAATGTAACGCTTATTTACCCGTCGGAATTTGTACCTAAAACCACCACCGTAGTAAGCGGGGTAACGGTGGTAACCAGTGCCAGCGGGCGCACATCAACATCGGGCGGTGGTTCAAGCAGTTCCGAGTCCAGCATACCCACCAGTCCGCGCAATACTTATACGGCATCAACCTCGTATTCGCAAATGATAAATACGCGCCTTCAGGTAATGTTTTTGGCCGATTTTGTTAAGCAGGATGGTTATTTGAGCTTGCCTTTTCACCGCGTATATTTTTCGAGCGGTAAAGATACCATTGAACACCTGCCATCGTCGCGTTTTAAATTACCACTGGGGGTAAGGCTCAATTATTTTATGGGCGATAACATTATTATACGCTCGTACTACCGTTATTATTTTGACGATTGGGGAACAAAATCAAACACGGCCAATTTAGAGGTGGCTTATAAAATAACGCCCTTTTTATCGTTATCGCCTTTTTACCGTTATTACACCCAATCGGCAGCCAAATATTTTGCCCCTTACGAGGGTCATAGCGCTACCGACCAGTATTATACCAGTAACTACGCCTATGCTAAATTTAACAGCAACTTTTTTGGTATGGGCTTTAGGGCAGCACCACCAAAAGGTGTTTTAGGCTTGCAGGGCCTTCACGATTTGGAAGTGCGTTACGGCCATTACAGCCAAAGCACCAGTTTGGCATCGAATGTAATTTCGATGAGTTTAGGCTTTAAGTAA